Part of the Alosa alosa isolate M-15738 ecotype Scorff River chromosome 18, AALO_Geno_1.1, whole genome shotgun sequence genome is shown below.
TTTGTAAGTCATTGAATATCAAAAGACTTTGCTAGGTGAACAATCCACTTATTATAAGTTTGTTTACTATCAAAAAAGGTGAAAATGTTGCACAGTGTACCTTTAACTTTTCATCAAACACAAGTAACAAATCCATTACATAAAGATCACACATTGTCTGGGTTATGCTTAACTTGTGAAAGCATACAAAGTTTCGCATGTGAAACAGTTTGTTTCCCTGACCAGGTGTGCATGCTGTATCAAGGGCTGAGCAGGGAGATTTGCAGAGCAAGCGCCTGCTGTACCTGTAGACGATGTGGCAGGAGTGGTGGAGCCACACAAGCTTGTTGAAGCGCTGGCGCCCCCCAGAGGACAGCTGCAGCCCCACGTGGAAGCTATGGTCTGCATCTGTCGCAGCGTTCCGCCTGCATAGCCGGTTCTTCTGTCATGTGAAAACACACGGGCAGATTTGAGATGGTCAGAGGGTGTGCCACTACAAAGCACctctgaataaacaaacatcTGGATGTCCCGTCTGCCTCCACTtacctcctcctttctcttggtgacaacaacaaaaactttGGTTTGATTGTCTGTGTCTTGAGATAGACGGTAATGACCAGAAAGAACAGAGTCCGCCCTAAACGGACCAGTGAGATACAACTTAGCAACAACATACCACTGATTTAGAGGCAGCTTACAAATAGGATACATGTTAATAATGAGAGTCCACTGAGTCCTAGGGCccctaatttgaatgatgggcaaagtctaactaaagctaaaGTAAGCAAAATGAATTAGCTGATTTAACACTATGGGCATTAAGCACCAACATTGATGAGCCAGTTCAACACTCATGCCATGGAGTAGCTATATTTAATGCTTAATGCTTGTTGCAAATAAAGTTCAAAGTAAATTCAACCCAAACCTTGTGTTGCTGCTTCGCAAACGAGGAACAATGACCAGTGGGTCATCTGGAGTGGTGAGCATCGTCACCTGACCATCTGGAAAAAAGCGCAGGTAcctacaaaaacaaacaggtaAGAGATCAAGCCAAgcatttcacaaaacctaggtAAGGGACTAAGCTAATTGTATTTGCTCACAAAtcaaaacagattgtctgcctaccatatggttattactttaattgtgatagccttataattattaacatactCGTTGTTTGCTTCTTTTGTTGATAGACGTTTGATTAATAGTCTAGGCCTACTAGTCGATTGGAAAAAGAAGGGCAATTTTTTTTCGAAGGGGTTTCCAGAATTCGGTTATAAAGCCAATATAAAGGTATACAgtcatactatgtgcatctttgcagtggcaagcgctttcttaatgaTGTCGCGTGCCGAGATAAGAAAGCATTCACATGTGAGTGCATACAtagatttgcattcagttggtccaCCACGCCTACTCtcgctgttttacagaaatagccgtGTTCTCTTTCAAAAAAggaaaactttatttcattgCTAGTCtatcaaaagcggttgttcactttgtgtgaatgacgctattttctTTTAACTGTGGGCACTTTGGAACAGAAACGAAAACGCGgacacatcctgaattacttacacctggcttgacatagtcgctcctactcatcctggattggcgttagtgaaacgagttgagctaggtTGACCAGACAAACCTCGCTTTaccacttatcttggatgtcttaattctgcctttgtgaaatacccctcaggtaTACCAAAGACGATCCAAGTTAGGTTCACATTACCAGGCTGAAGTGACTTGAATCTAATTTGAGTAACTTGTGAACGTAGATcgaatatatttacatttacatttacattacatatattcatttagcagacgcttttatccaaagcgacttacatttatcaattatattacaagggccattttccccagagcaactcagggttaagtaccttgctcaagggcacaacggtggaagccggtaATTTTAGATGTGAACCATCAAGAAAGGTAAAAATCGAAGAATGTGGTCTGTAATGTGCTGCAAGTCAACCTACCGGTAGTACTCCACTTGATGCCAGGCCCTGTAGAAGCCATCCAGAGATTCCTCTCCTTGTCGGATGTACGAGGTTTTGCTGATGTACAACCCTACAGGattaaaaggaaaaataaaaaaaaaaaaaatcaagaaagttaatctgtgttttttttttttaaatgctattTTTTGATGTTTGCTTTGTCTCTCTTTACACATGCTTATTGAGCAGCAACACACTCATGTTGTAGTTGACTTTGTTTTCTGTGGCCTTCTAATTACACAACTCGCatgaacaaacaaaccaaaatcaACAGTCATCTTCTCCAAGCTCATTATTTACCATCGAAGCGCACGCGGGGCTTCTCTAAGAACATCTCCCTCCAGGAGGAGAATGGCAGCATCTTGGTACAGCTGCGGCCCCAGACGCGCAGGCAGGCCGAGCGCCAGATCTCTGGGTCCCTAGAGAGCATCGAGAACCACACTCTACACTTTACACGCACTTCAGACATCACACACTCAACATTTTACACACTCTCCAGACATCACTCACttagcattacacacacactccaaacatcactcacttacacactatTTCTGGTAGCCACCGAGGAGAAAGCGAGgtctagggctgcagctatcgattctttttgtaatcgattaatctagcactttatcgatcgattaatcggatattttattttttttgcatttttaaataaccaaaacaaataatgcataacgaaaatgacatggctgtaaaatgatcaagcaattggcacagaggtattagtctaactccaacatttggctccaaaactaagcccatttattgcaatttacccatttagtgtttataagtgccagtgccaacaattaaataaatgttcaaaatgctgtctgtaaaattgcagcctcttgtgcatgacttagctgggcgaacaaagctgcccatactatgttgtgaagtgctgggagggagaagagggaaagcaatttaatgtattgtaatatgcacaacaagtttcatgctgtaatctagacctgtcatcaaagtaaatatctgttttatgtagatttctacacctgcagcatttactattaggctactaacaaataattttaccattaggctactaaaatagcctaccattaggctactaacaaataatgttaccattaggctactaaaaaatatttctagggtgagcctatttgctatggtaacctagcaacctgtgtgtgtgtgtgtgcacgcgtgcgttgcgtgaggaaagatgaggatgcatgtgtgtataagaaggggttcttttttaggcatagCTAGGCTACGGTCTCTCTTGCAATTGAACATGAATAAGTTcactacttaaaaacatcaaagctaaacattatctcacgacatcgctacaaatacagtatgtgaattaaatcagccaacatcaatgtaggttataggctacgtagatagatgatggataggctagatagattgatagatagcctactttattgacgcttggtgaaacagcatggagtggatgttttcggttcagatgcttgttctttacttgaaaactttagacattctctgccatttatggaccatcttgactccgccatcgcgccagctaaattcagaatgtaggCCTCATCACGATTtacgcgctagtggtgtgcttcctagTGCGCGTCATAGGTTAACAAGGCTTCGAgccagggtttttgcctcgagtaatttttgtaatcgagttattcgagtaactcgatgaatcgtttcagccctagcgAGGTCATCATTGGATATATTAAAATAACAGGATTAAATCTCAAATCCATTTGCATTTTGATGCAACTCTGTATTCCTAACTCTGCACTTCGGTTTACTTTGTCACTGTGTTGCACCTGGTGAAAACTGGGACAGGGCAGAGGACACCTGCCTGCCTGACTCAACCCACCTGGCACAGAGGTAGAAGCCTCGGCAGACCAGAGAGAGCTGTTCAAGTGCTCTCATGTCCAGATCACTGGACACCACCCAGCGGAAGATATACATCAGCACCTCTCGGGGCAACACTGTTAAGAGAAAAGGCAAGGCAGTTTAACTCGTATAGCGCATttcaatctttctttctttatccttATAATTAGTGGGCTATGTTTAAGTCAtagtatttaaaaataatttgtaaATGAATAGGAAATAAAAATGATGCAATGATTTCCTTcatcaataaagtatttgtgtctgtttgatCAATCTTACAATCTCTACAACAGGACTGACAAAATCGCCCATCAAACTCACATTCCTTTTTCACTTGCATTCATGTGAATATGACAACACCAATAACAACACATAGTTCCACATTTAAATGTTGTCTTTTAGGTGAAGGTGAacatcttgcatagtgtacctttaatgtTTAGAACATCTATCACAAGACAGAGAGGAGTTAAGAGACCATAACAAGAGGCAGATGAGGAGATGGAAGAACATAAGATGGAATCAAGAGAACTGATATAATTACATTATCCCCAATCCCATGTTGATGTTCATACAACATATATTTCCCAGTACACCCCTGAACATGGGAAGAGAGGGACTAAAGCTTATTGGCTTTACCTGAGATGTGCACCTGAGACAGCTCCATCTCTGGCTCACATATTCTCTGGGAAGAGCCAGGCAGAGAAAGCTTCTGCTGGAAGTAGGCGAGGAGGTCATCTATCTCACAGtcgctctcactctcctctaGGCTACAGAGAAATAAACAGGGATTGACTtgagtgacttgacttgactttgagtAAACTGTGGCTTGACTTGTCAAACTGCTGAATACAACCAGTGTTCAGTGTACTTCTTTCATTTGCTGCGCAAATAAACACAGTTCCCTTGAGATTACCAATTCTGGCAAGGGTATGCATGTCTTTGCAGCTACATTTATAAACACACTATCATATTCAAATATGAAATGTAATGCAAGTAAATTTACTAATTCACTTACTAAGATCCTACACCTTCATCTGGATCAGGTGAGTGGGTGTAACTGATCTTATACTCGATGTCTGGTACCAGCTGCATGGCCCGACGATAGTACTTGATGGCTACAGATGACCATAACAATCAGTTAGCATTTTGAACACATGGGAAAGATGGCCTTTATTATTGTTGGAAAATCTGACTTATGAAGGCATAGAAGGTATAGAATACCTTCATAAACCGATCCATTCTGCTCTTCCTCAACTGCTCTTAAAAACAGTTCTCTGGCCTtcaggagaagaagagagtcaAAAAACAGCAACATATTAAATATCTGATTCATGTACTTGATGCAGTAGTGTAGTGCATTCGCTTTGAAGTTAAAGTTTCTGAAGTTTGCGTCACTGGTAATTCATAGTAAGATGCAAGCATTCAAATCAAACACCACTATTGTAAGACAGATTGCATGTAACTAAAGGTGTGCTGGCAGGCAGTCTACCTTTTGCTCCCTGATCAGTTCCTGTCTTCTACGTAGGTCAGCTGCTCGAGACAGGTCTCTCTTCAGCCCCCTGGAGTCCATGTTGGGCAGAAGTTCGGACATCCACTGTGCTCGAAAAGCACTAAGCTCCAGCTACAATATGGAAAAAGGGACTACATGTGTTTCAACTCTAACATTTCAAATAGGTGTTTTTCAACTCAGACTAGTTCAGACATTTGAAATATGTTGGTGTGACATCTGGCTGAGCAAATGCAGTCAGGCCTCGCCCGGGGCTTGCAATGTCAaagaaatgtacaaaaaaaatcaaacaaataataatatttgaaaaaaaaaggtccagATTACAAAAGTTGGAGGACCAAGATAGTGTGAGCCCTCTTCCATATATGaacatgtcaattaaatcaGACCAGTAGTTCAGTTATGTGAGTggacacataaacacgcaccCACACAGATGGACAGGCTCGATTACAGTGCCTTTGATACCATATAGAAATCTGGagtaataaaaatgttttttggcTTAGAAGACAAAGGAAAGCGTTTCAAGTTTTTCCCAATTTCAGGCTCTATAGCCTACTCACTTCAAGATGAGGGTCATCGGTGTTCTCATCCTCCCCCTCTTCGGTGCCACCTTCAGAATTCTTATTGGATTCAGCctgtttttaaattaaataacCATTTAGTCCCACATCAATTTTACACCATAGCTATGAAATGTGAGTGCTGCACGAGCTTAAGAGAACAGGTAAATATGATTCAAGTGATTTAACATCAATATGCCATACCCTTTCCTTATGACAGGCCAATACTACAATGTTAACTAGGCTATTATTGGTTATTTCGTTATCACGCCGATATTTCAAAGGAAGGTGTAAGTATATACCTATATTTTGTTTATACATATTTTCAGAACTGTACCAAGTATGCGAGACGCAGAACATGCCAAAACATTCGTTGACGAGTTTATTGTGTTATAGTTGCAGGCATTTATTCTGTTAGCTTTAGTTTGCTACTGCCAAGTGTAGCCTACACTTGCACACTGAGTAAGATGACTTGTTTGTGTAATGTTATAGCCCTCAGTAATGTCAAACTCATGCCAGTTTATAGCATACCTTTTGCTATTTTTTCACACTTTCAATGACCACCTATGCCCATCAGTCATCATCTAGAGCATCATATATTAGGCAATACATATGTGCTAATCAGGCAAGCACTTTAAAGCGTGTTTACCAAAGTTAAAAGTGACCTGATGATCGGTCTTAGCATTAGAGCATTAGCTGCCCTAGCTAGCTAATGTCAGACACGTCATGCTAAGCAGTAGGTGTGAGCCTGCAAAGGCATTAGCTTGCTAATCGTTACTGGCTAACTTTGGTAACTAACGTAATAGATAAAAATGCAATGTACAACCATAGCTGTTTATCCGTCAGATCTTGTTCTAAGGTGTACGAAGTGTCCCTTCAGTTAAGTGTTTACAGTTCACGGTCAGAGAAGCGGACGATACTACGAGGGAATTTACGGGCTCGCCAAACAGCAGCCATTTCGTAGGGTGAAATCGAAGAACAGTAGCTAGGCTAAACTAGGATTCAGACTTATTTGGTGTTGTTTGTTCACGTGGTGTGGTCAAAGATTACGACAGCAAGGAAGGCGGAGAGTCCACCGTTTGATTCACCCTTTCCTTTACCACCTTGTAGGAAAAGTACTTGTACTACTGTACTTGCAAGTAATTCGCTTTGGATAAATTCCTAAAATATTTGTCTCAAGGGCTCTAAAATGTGTATTTTACAACAAGATGTTTTAGGCCTGTGCATAGACATATGGGCCTGTGGTttttaactggtgggtcgggacctatttttttacagtctatggtcaggACTCGAAAAAAGATCCAAAGCTGCCATCGTTGCCATGTAAGGAGATCTGTataattataagtatatatactcttttgatcccgtgagggaaatttggtctctgcatttatcccaatccgtgaattagtgaaacacactcagcacaccgaacccccccccccaaatacagattaatatgtttgttcataatgtctagtcagtacaccaaataaggaagatagaaattgtgaaaataaaatatgtacattttggtAGTAGgtgggttttttttgttgttgtttcatgTATTAGCCA
Proteins encoded:
- the fbxo9 gene encoding F-box only protein 9 isoform X2 — protein: MSELLPNMDSRGLKRDLSRAADLRRRQELIREQKARELFLRAVEEEQNGSVYEAIKYYRRAMQLVPDIEYKISYTHSPDPDEGVGSYLEESESDCEIDDLLAYFQQKLSLPGSSQRICEPEMELSQVHISVLPREVLMYIFRWVVSSDLDMRALEQLSLVCRGFYLCARDPEIWRSACLRVWGRSCTKMLPFSSWREMFLEKPRVRFDGLYISKTSYIRQGEESLDGFYRAWHQVEYYRYLRFFPDGQVTMLTTPDDPLVIVPRLRSSNTRADSVLSGHYRLSQDTDNQTKVFVVVTKRKEEKNRLCRRNAATDADHSFHVGLQLSSGGRQRFNKLVWLHHSCHIVYRSTGETVVTAFDMDKMYTPLFFARVKSYTAFSERPL
- the fbxo9 gene encoding F-box only protein 9 isoform X1 — protein: MAESNKNSEGGTEEGEDENTDDPHLELELSAFRAQWMSELLPNMDSRGLKRDLSRAADLRRRQELIREQKARELFLRAVEEEQNGSVYEAIKYYRRAMQLVPDIEYKISYTHSPDPDEGVGSYLEESESDCEIDDLLAYFQQKLSLPGSSQRICEPEMELSQVHISVLPREVLMYIFRWVVSSDLDMRALEQLSLVCRGFYLCARDPEIWRSACLRVWGRSCTKMLPFSSWREMFLEKPRVRFDGLYISKTSYIRQGEESLDGFYRAWHQVEYYRYLRFFPDGQVTMLTTPDDPLVIVPRLRSSNTRADSVLSGHYRLSQDTDNQTKVFVVVTKRKEEKNRLCRRNAATDADHSFHVGLQLSSGGRQRFNKLVWLHHSCHIVYRSTGETVVTAFDMDKMYTPLFFARVKSYTAFSERPL